One Bacteroidales bacterium genomic window carries:
- a CDS encoding PrsW family intramembrane metalloprotease, with translation MTHIFIPLIISIIFWIWIIRKYDKFEREPLRSIIFVLIVGGLVSVIPAGLFNLLFASIFDYSVEAASGVSLSAGSTWLFFGFAGFNEEVWKAAATVLLIRRMKQFNEPADALVYSMTVALGFAAFENIEYAINYGTATVYFRQFNAVPLHLGLAAIWGIGIAKARFDQVGQYTKTLIPYLLLAGIIHFAYNIAVFLFADPMLQVLVPSFIAMYLIRLAVKRIKRYAEEGPFSKVIICQNCKTPNQLDVTICNKCNHPF, from the coding sequence ATGACACACATCTTCATTCCTTTGATCATCTCCATCATCTTCTGGATATGGATCATCCGCAAGTACGACAAGTTTGAGCGGGAGCCGCTCAGGAGCATCATTTTTGTGCTTATTGTGGGCGGGCTGGTTAGTGTGATCCCGGCTGGGTTGTTTAACCTGCTTTTTGCCAGCATCTTCGATTATTCGGTGGAGGCAGCATCCGGAGTGAGCCTGTCAGCAGGGAGTACATGGTTGTTTTTTGGTTTTGCGGGTTTCAACGAAGAAGTGTGGAAGGCTGCAGCCACTGTGTTACTCATTCGACGCATGAAGCAGTTCAACGAACCTGCCGATGCGTTGGTCTATTCGATGACGGTTGCGCTGGGCTTTGCTGCCTTCGAAAACATAGAGTATGCAATCAACTATGGAACGGCCACCGTTTACTTCAGGCAGTTCAATGCAGTGCCGCTGCATTTGGGATTGGCTGCCATCTGGGGAATAGGTATTGCAAAAGCAAGGTTTGATCAGGTTGGCCAATACACCAAAACGCTCATTCCCTATCTGTTGCTGGCCGGTATCATCCATTTTGCGTACAACATCGCTGTTTTTTTATTTGCTGATCCTATGCTGCAGGTTCTTGTCCCTTCTTTTATCGCCATGTACCTGATCAGGCTTGCCGTAAAGAGAATAAAACGCTATGCCGAAGAAGGGCCTTTCAGCAAAGTAATCATCTGTCAAAATTGCAAAACGCCGAACCAACTGGATGTCACAATCTGTAATAAATGTAACCATCCCTTTTAA
- a CDS encoding VOC family protein, with amino-acid sequence MNLEELHHICIQTEVYSESLDFYVNLLGFEIIKENYDFHEREFNTWIKAANCRIELQTPKKGTNLNKWSSLNSGPVHLAFVVNDVVAAYTQINQFGYKNFKMKNGKELYSVNQNTTIFKIIAPEGTEIEIRENANLD; translated from the coding sequence ATGAATTTAGAAGAATTACATCACATCTGCATTCAAACTGAGGTTTATTCTGAATCTTTGGATTTTTATGTCAACCTACTCGGTTTTGAAATTATCAAAGAAAATTATGATTTTCATGAGAGAGAATTTAATACGTGGATTAAAGCAGCAAACTGTAGAATCGAGTTACAGACTCCTAAAAAAGGCACAAATTTAAATAAATGGAGTAGTCTTAACAGTGGTCCTGTTCATTTAGCATTTGTCGTAAATGACGTGGTTGCTGCTTACACACAAATTAACCAATTTGGATATAAAAACTTCAAAATGAAAAATGGAAAGGAACTCTATTCTGTGAATCAAAATACTACCATTTTCAAAATTATTGCTCCGGAAGGAACTGAAATTGAAATTCGTGAGAATGCAAATCTTGATTAA
- a CDS encoding toll/interleukin-1 receptor domain-containing protein yields the protein MAEEKKYLGFVSYSHSETDNIYFDTLISGLQRHSQKSKFWTDKEIPSASKWRDEIFEKLKQADFAILLISPNFLSSEFIMNTEFPEILKLHKKKFLKVFPILLSPVDIDKSPTISEIQFYIIDRAKYDINGPQNKMYSYAHLVNLLKGKNEIQPNRNREQFHIDFINYIESKIKNSDSADSNHEKNQAKRKSFNLSTVKEIAISYASEYNKANCYEDKVELLTVLIDLLIEHDKTKREVIEKFINHFNQGVKPNIRSLIIASEIDLYEILIKLFKNGIPSEPHFLNEINSKYFFINPLYAYILSIIKDIEQSGYSTALVNIESIPLRLADYECFYADYLVGQINRKNNELANSLTHFSNGIKKISSRSFSVPNKYCRSSCQACSVELIGAELFRGRATIYRKLLASASEPDEVKYYSLANSDYKQALSLFNKINPVKHTKPKGSEAVGSDIYFSYGYFKFENYFKKLIKSQETDEKDLKLALKLFDLSNNLNSKFTPPLSRAGIIYLYNKDYFKAGQYFNEVKTKDHVTENTTNGELILTSIWIDFALFYINKITYEKYNVKNPKTLLEFTISSFRTKNISKGAIDCHTFDLKVIFYILGVQNQPIIENEFNEILAIFNLQNNSQHNI from the coding sequence ATGGCAGAAGAAAAAAAATACTTGGGATTCGTTTCGTATTCGCATTCCGAAACAGATAATATATATTTTGATACATTAATTAGTGGGTTACAAAGACATTCTCAGAAAAGCAAATTTTGGACCGATAAAGAAATTCCAAGTGCCTCAAAATGGCGTGATGAGATTTTTGAAAAACTCAAACAAGCCGATTTTGCAATTTTGTTGATTAGCCCCAATTTTTTATCCTCTGAATTTATAATGAATACTGAATTCCCCGAAATATTAAAACTTCATAAAAAAAAGTTTCTAAAAGTATTCCCTATACTTCTTTCACCTGTTGATATTGATAAATCGCCTACTATCTCTGAAATTCAATTTTATATTATTGACCGCGCCAAATATGATATAAATGGACCTCAGAATAAGATGTATTCTTACGCACATTTAGTAAATTTATTGAAGGGTAAAAATGAAATACAACCAAACAGAAATAGAGAACAATTTCATATCGACTTTATCAATTACATTGAATCGAAAATTAAAAATAGCGACTCAGCTGATTCAAATCATGAAAAGAATCAAGCCAAACGGAAAAGTTTTAACCTTTCAACCGTAAAAGAAATTGCTATTAGTTACGCCTCAGAATATAACAAGGCTAATTGTTATGAAGATAAAGTCGAACTACTTACAGTGTTAATAGACTTGTTAATTGAGCATGATAAAACAAAAAGAGAAGTTATAGAAAAATTCATTAATCACTTTAACCAAGGTGTCAAACCAAATATCAGAAGTCTAATTATCGCTTCCGAAATTGATCTATATGAAATATTGATTAAATTGTTCAAAAACGGAATACCTTCTGAACCCCATTTTCTAAATGAAATTAATTCAAAGTACTTTTTTATTAATCCATTATACGCATATATCCTATCAATTATTAAAGATATTGAGCAATCAGGATACTCCACTGCATTAGTTAACATAGAGTCAATACCATTAAGATTAGCAGATTATGAGTGTTTTTATGCAGATTACTTAGTTGGTCAAATAAATAGAAAAAATAATGAATTGGCCAATTCATTAACACATTTTTCAAATGGAATTAAAAAGATAAGTTCCCGATCCTTTTCTGTCCCGAACAAATACTGTCGTTCATCATGTCAAGCCTGTAGTGTAGAATTGATTGGTGCTGAACTTTTTAGGGGCCGAGCTACAATTTATAGAAAGTTATTAGCAAGTGCGAGCGAACCTGATGAGGTAAAATATTATTCATTAGCAAATTCTGATTATAAGCAAGCGCTTTCTCTTTTTAATAAAATAAATCCTGTAAAACATACAAAACCTAAAGGTTCAGAAGCAGTTGGATCTGACATCTACTTCAGTTACGGGTATTTTAAATTTGAAAATTATTTTAAAAAGCTTATTAAAAGTCAGGAAACGGATGAGAAAGATTTAAAATTAGCACTTAAACTATTTGATTTATCAAATAATTTAAATTCGAAATTTACACCCCCTTTATCAAGAGCAGGAATAATTTATTTATATAATAAAGACTATTTTAAAGCAGGGCAGTATTTTAATGAAGTAAAAACGAAAGATCATGTAACTGAGAATACGACGAATGGAGAACTAATACTAACTAGCATTTGGATAGATTTTGCCCTCTTTTATATAAACAAGATAACATATGAAAAATATAATGTAAAAAATCCAAAAACATTATTGGAATTCACAATTTCTAGTTTTCGAACCAAAAATATTTCAAAAGGCGCAATTGATTGTCATACTTTTGACCTAAAGGTAATATTCTACATATTAGGCGTTCAGAATCAACCCATTATTGAAAATGAATTTAATGAAATTCTTGCAATTTTTAACCTACAGAATAATTCACAACATAACATTTGA
- a CDS encoding radical SAM protein, giving the protein MTDFISIVWVITEKCDKECLICHRFFNNENNLSLEEQFELLKYLKEQGIKRICFSGGEPTIFKSSLFEAISYAHNLKLHTALTTHGLNLNKTDIIKLDKILDQILIPIRYLNSDNYESTNRIAGVFNRHIKYLLSWLMNSEIITEIVTVVTKHNLNSIIDIGEIVFNISPNIRWRIDEYYSNGYNKKLELDFQIADEQFGEVIQKVRSHFSDERNQLITFSSKLSRAKAPDLLITPQGNLVTTCNHESLPKGHYKSGIISSMQTRRDQDYYKGSIRNWDW; this is encoded by the coding sequence ATGACTGATTTTATTTCCATAGTTTGGGTAATTACTGAAAAGTGTGATAAAGAATGTCTTATTTGCCATCGTTTTTTTAATAATGAGAACAATCTCTCATTAGAGGAACAATTCGAATTGCTAAAATACTTAAAAGAACAAGGAATAAAAAGAATCTGTTTTTCTGGAGGAGAACCAACAATTTTCAAGTCATCACTTTTTGAAGCCATCAGTTATGCTCATAATTTGAAATTGCACACTGCTCTAACTACACATGGACTTAACCTTAATAAAACTGATATTATTAAACTGGATAAAATTCTGGATCAAATTTTAATACCAATAAGGTATTTGAACTCTGATAATTACGAATCAACAAATAGGATTGCTGGAGTTTTTAATAGGCATATTAAATATTTACTTTCATGGTTAATGAATTCAGAGATAATAACTGAAATAGTAACTGTTGTAACAAAGCATAATTTAAATTCCATAATTGATATAGGTGAAATAGTTTTCAATATAAGCCCAAATATAAGATGGAGAATTGATGAATATTATTCTAATGGGTATAACAAAAAACTAGAACTTGATTTTCAGATAGCCGATGAACAGTTTGGTGAGGTAATACAAAAGGTTCGTTCTCATTTTTCAGATGAACGAAACCAATTAATTACCTTTAGTTCAAAACTATCACGAGCAAAAGCTCCGGACTTATTAATTACTCCTCAAGGGAACTTAGTGACAACCTGCAATCATGAGTCGCTGCCCAAAGGGCATTATAAGTCAGGAATTATCTCTTCAATGCAAACAAGGAGAGATCAGGATTATTATAAGGGATCAATAAGAAATTGGGATTGGTAA
- a CDS encoding toll/interleukin-1 receptor domain-containing protein, with protein sequence METKQKSKPLRIFLSYGHDANEELVRLIKADLEKRGHDVWFDKTDIKFGDEWRRRITEGIAGSHRVLSFLSKYSTSNRGSAVIRIPMFSLV encoded by the coding sequence GTGGAAACTAAGCAAAAATCAAAACCCTTAAGGATCTTCCTCAGCTACGGCCACGATGCCAACGAGGAACTCGTCCGCCTGATCAAAGCCGACCTGGAAAAGCGCGGCCACGATGTGTGGTTCGATAAAACTGATATCAAATTTGGGGATGAATGGCGGCGAAGGATAACAGAAGGTATTGCTGGTAGCCATAGAGTTTTGTCTTTTCTGTCAAAGTATTCAACAAGTAACCGGGGGTCTGCTGTGATTAGGATTCCCATGTTCTCTTTGGTTTGA
- a CDS encoding DUF4062 domain-containing protein has protein sequence MKLRNKTIRVFLSSTFEDLKAERDALQQGAFKNLRRYCKSQGWQFQAVDLRWGINNEATIDQRTMEICLREIARCQQQSPRPNFIVLLGERYGWRPLPDRVLNSVALAMETAMPSGILSLFTQWYQPDENQLPETVWRLKPREGRYIDYNDYERDVQRPLVGFFTRWAAENLPDPDLAENKTNPLALQRLSMERSATEQEIQAGAFGVEDAHEHVFAFFRNITGCPADNAAFHDHDQNPVQQLRARLEQYLDDDNVAEFTARWDAGKNEPATDHLEKLSADVENCLKKIIDAEIENYRLAGEGDLEQAAHEAFARERTFGFSGREIDIAAICDYTTQNTSAPFVVWGESGTGKSTLLAMAARKVQEIFPHAHVISRFIGVTGNSANGHTLLTDICRNLNLLYGDETDDIPDDPARLRFAFRQYLAKATSEHPLVLFLDAPDQFNDGDAARLLQWLPEVLPPHVAIILSTLKGVSFDVLKERKEPAPVFYEITPLTAEDGRNALSTWLKRANRKLQPHQADQIIRDFEYAGCAPLYLHLAFEQAQHWESYARRQRLGRDIPEMIEDFYGHLSRPEAHGSIVEKVLTAIRCAKQGLSDDEILGVLAADQEFWNNFGIQTYHAFVEEELTVTASRLIPPVLWIRLYHDLEYYLTRRNAPGGEVITFYHRQLAEAVDSIYLQRPGLRQKRQKELAAFFQGKSLLIKETAPIIANVRVCDELPWLLTKSEDWDALTDTLCNLDFIQAKAAAKMTYDLVNDFNAALEVIPDNAENIRKEKERQARMEKYSRDLIACAEGKISRFDLEVPESITPWTEEKINTEIERIKTHPTRADRLRDFQNFLGQEAGNLQNFANDFPHFAVQQAWNYANEGPVGKAAENKPPDMYKSLLRHSPSTRPTWNPLPLAVKILTGHTAQVTSVSITPDWKKALSGSEDNTCILWDLETGQTVKTLVGHTSVVTAVSITPDGNSAASGSADKTCILWNLETGQAVKKLTGHTFVVTAVAITPDGNRAVSGSVDKTCILWDLETGQAVKTLTGHTSVVTAVSITPDGKRALSGSHDKTCTLWDLVTGQAVKTLKGHTDRVTTVSITPDGKWAISGSDDKTYILWDLETGRAIKTLTEHSHIVEAISLTPDGKRTVSGSFFKTCTLWDLVTEQAVKTLRGHTHSVKAVSITPDGKRLISGSSDRTCILWDLEKGQADKTLTEHTDLLKAISITPDGKRAIYCLWDKTCVLWDLENGRPIKTYTITPDDKRVISGLFYKTCILWNLGTGQAVKTLTGHTNVVSAVSNTPSGKKAISGSWDNTCILWDLEIGHVVKTFKEHTDWVNAVSITPDGKRALSGSQDKTCILWDMETGQADKTLKGHTGGVNAISITPDGKRAISGSDDKACILWDLETGQAVKTLTGHTDVVIAVSITPDGKRAISGSNDKACILWDLKTGSQLARLIIKTRITYFALFPKGIIFNSSSGEVIMINQEKELLCPGIPITTARYLWDFELQQYQPLSTDCPLCGHRFAPPASVLEIINTITKKANLRPDQSPCLELPDEAWEEPGLLSECPKCGEVLKFNPFIAGGD, from the coding sequence ATGAAACTCCGTAACAAAACCATTCGTGTATTTCTAAGCTCCACCTTCGAGGATTTGAAGGCTGAACGCGATGCCCTGCAGCAAGGGGCATTCAAAAACCTGCGCAGGTACTGCAAATCGCAGGGCTGGCAGTTCCAGGCAGTGGATCTGCGCTGGGGCATCAACAACGAGGCAACCATCGACCAACGTACCATGGAGATTTGCCTGCGGGAGATTGCGCGATGCCAGCAACAATCGCCCCGCCCTAATTTTATTGTCCTGCTGGGTGAGCGTTACGGCTGGCGGCCATTGCCCGACCGTGTTCTAAACAGCGTTGCCCTGGCGATGGAAACGGCCATGCCTTCCGGTATTCTTTCCCTGTTCACGCAGTGGTACCAGCCCGACGAAAACCAGTTGCCCGAAACGGTATGGAGGCTAAAACCCCGTGAGGGCAGGTACATTGATTACAACGATTACGAAAGAGATGTACAAAGACCACTGGTCGGATTTTTCACACGTTGGGCAGCAGAAAACCTGCCTGACCCCGATCTTGCTGAAAACAAAACAAATCCGCTGGCTTTGCAGCGGCTGAGCATGGAACGGTCGGCTACTGAACAGGAAATACAGGCCGGGGCATTTGGCGTGGAAGATGCACATGAACACGTGTTTGCCTTTTTCAGGAATATCACCGGATGCCCTGCGGATAATGCTGCCTTTCATGATCACGACCAAAATCCCGTTCAACAGCTTCGCGCCCGCCTGGAACAGTATCTGGATGATGATAATGTGGCGGAGTTCACAGCCCGTTGGGATGCCGGGAAAAACGAGCCGGCTACTGACCACCTTGAAAAACTTTCGGCGGATGTTGAGAATTGTCTGAAAAAGATCATCGACGCGGAAATCGAAAACTACCGGCTTGCCGGTGAAGGAGACCTGGAACAAGCCGCCCATGAAGCCTTTGCCCGGGAGCGCACCTTTGGTTTTTCGGGCAGGGAAATCGACATCGCTGCAATTTGTGATTACACTACCCAAAATACCAGCGCCCCCTTTGTGGTCTGGGGCGAATCGGGCACAGGCAAATCAACCCTGCTGGCCATGGCTGCAAGGAAGGTGCAGGAAATCTTTCCCCATGCACATGTAATTTCACGTTTTATCGGCGTTACAGGCAATTCGGCCAACGGCCACACCTTGCTCACCGACATCTGCCGGAACCTGAACCTGCTATATGGAGATGAAACGGATGATATTCCGGATGATCCGGCCAGGCTCCGTTTTGCATTCCGCCAATATCTTGCAAAAGCAACTTCAGAACACCCGCTGGTGCTCTTCCTCGATGCGCCCGACCAGTTTAACGATGGTGATGCGGCCCGTTTGCTGCAATGGTTGCCGGAGGTTTTGCCTCCGCATGTAGCAATTATCCTTTCGACACTAAAAGGGGTAAGTTTTGACGTTCTGAAAGAACGCAAAGAACCGGCGCCGGTTTTTTATGAAATCACTCCGCTTACCGCAGAAGATGGCAGAAATGCCCTGAGCACATGGTTGAAACGCGCAAACCGAAAACTTCAACCCCATCAGGCTGATCAGATCATCCGTGATTTTGAATATGCAGGTTGTGCTCCGCTGTACTTGCACCTTGCCTTCGAACAGGCGCAACACTGGGAATCGTATGCGCGCCGGCAACGCCTGGGAAGGGATATCCCCGAAATGATAGAAGACTTTTACGGCCATTTATCCCGCCCCGAAGCCCACGGTTCCATTGTTGAAAAGGTTTTGACCGCCATCCGTTGTGCGAAACAGGGTTTAAGCGACGATGAAATCCTTGGCGTGCTGGCGGCTGACCAGGAGTTCTGGAACAACTTCGGCATACAGACCTATCATGCTTTTGTTGAGGAAGAACTGACTGTGACAGCCTCCCGGTTGATCCCGCCGGTTTTATGGATCCGTCTGTATCACGACCTGGAATATTACCTCACACGCAGAAATGCTCCCGGCGGAGAGGTAATCACTTTTTACCACCGGCAGTTAGCCGAAGCCGTTGACAGCATTTACCTGCAACGCCCGGGATTACGGCAGAAGAGGCAAAAGGAACTTGCTGCTTTCTTCCAGGGGAAAAGCCTTCTTATTAAAGAAACTGCTCCCATTATTGCCAATGTCCGCGTTTGCGACGAACTGCCCTGGCTGCTTACCAAAAGCGAAGACTGGGATGCCCTGACAGACACCCTCTGCAACCTCGATTTCATCCAGGCGAAAGCTGCTGCAAAGATGACGTATGATTTGGTAAATGATTTTAATGCAGCACTGGAAGTAATCCCTGATAATGCTGAAAATATCCGAAAGGAAAAGGAAAGGCAAGCCAGAATGGAAAAATACTCCCGGGATTTAATAGCCTGTGCAGAAGGAAAGATAAGCCGCTTTGATCTGGAAGTACCAGAAAGCATCACCCCCTGGACTGAAGAGAAGATTAATACTGAAATTGAAAGGATAAAAACCCATCCGACAAGAGCAGACCGGTTAAGAGATTTTCAGAATTTTCTGGGGCAGGAAGCCGGTAATTTGCAAAACTTTGCCAATGACTTTCCGCATTTTGCTGTACAGCAGGCCTGGAATTATGCTAACGAAGGCCCGGTTGGCAAAGCGGCGGAAAACAAACCTCCGGATATGTATAAATCACTGCTGCGCCACAGCCCATCCACACGCCCAACCTGGAACCCTCTACCGCTGGCAGTCAAAATTCTCACGGGGCATACTGCACAGGTCACCTCCGTTTCCATCACCCCCGATTGGAAAAAGGCACTCTCTGGCTCCGAGGATAATACTTGCATCCTGTGGGATCTGGAAACGGGGCAGACGGTCAAAACACTCGTGGGTCATACTTCCGTAGTCACTGCCGTTTCAATCACACCCGATGGCAATAGTGCGGCCTCCGGCTCTGCTGACAAAACCTGCATCCTGTGGAACTTGGAAACGGGGCAAGCGGTCAAAAAACTCACGGGTCATACTTTCGTAGTCACTGCCGTTGCAATCACACCCGATGGCAATAGGGCGGTCTCCGGCTCTGTTGACAAAACCTGCATCCTATGGGATTTGGAAACGGGGCAGGCGGTCAAAACACTCACGGGTCATACTTCCGTAGTCACTGCCGTTTCAATCACACCCGATGGCAAAAGAGCACTCTCAGGCTCCCATGACAAAACCTGCACCCTTTGGGACCTGGTAACGGGACAGGCAGTCAAAACCCTCAAAGGACATACCGACAGGGTCACTACTGTTTCAATCACCCCCGATGGCAAATGGGCAATCTCTGGCTCCGATGACAAAACCTACATCCTATGGGACCTGGAAACGGGGCGGGCAATCAAAACACTCACGGAGCATTCTCACATTGTTGAAGCCATTTCATTAACCCCCGATGGCAAAAGGACAGTCTCCGGCTCTTTTTTCAAAACCTGCACCCTTTGGGACCTGGTAACGGAACAGGCAGTCAAAACCCTCAGGGGACATACCCACAGTGTCAAGGCCGTTTCAATTACTCCCGATGGCAAAAGGTTAATTTCAGGCTCCAGTGACAGAACCTGCATCCTATGGGACCTAGAAAAAGGTCAAGCAGACAAAACTCTCACAGAACATACTGACCTGTTAAAAGCCATTTCAATCACCCCCGATGGAAAAAGGGCAATCTACTGTCTCTGGGACAAAACCTGCGTCCTATGGGACCTGGAAAATGGTAGACCAATTAAAACTTATACAATCACCCCCGATGACAAAAGGGTAATTTCAGGCTTGTTTTACAAAACCTGCATCCTGTGGAACTTGGGAACGGGGCAGGCAGTCAAAACCCTCACTGGGCATACAAACGTGGTCAGCGCTGTTTCAAATACTCCATCTGGCAAAAAAGCGATCTCCGGCTCTTGGGATAATACCTGCATTCTGTGGGACTTGGAAATTGGGCATGTAGTCAAAACATTTAAAGAGCATACTGATTGGGTTAATGCCGTTTCAATCACCCCTGATGGCAAAAGGGCACTCTCCGGCTCCCAGGACAAAACCTGCATCCTCTGGGATATGGAAACGGGGCAGGCAGACAAAACTCTTAAGGGACATACTGGCGGGGTTAATGCCATTTCAATCACGCCGGATGGCAAAAGGGCAATCTCTGGCTCCGATGACAAAGCCTGCATCCTGTGGGACCTGGAAACAGGACAGGCAGTCAAAACCCTCACCGGACATACTGACGTGGTTATTGCCGTTTCAATCACCCCGGATGGCAAAAGGGCAATCTCTGGCTCCAATGACAAAGCCTGCATCTTATGGGACCTCAAAACGGGCAGCCAGTTAGCCCGGCTGATAATTAAAACAAGAATAACTTACTTTGCACTATTTCCAAAAGGAATCATATTTAATTCCTCTTCTGGCGAAGTAATAATGATAAACCAAGAAAAGGAACTATTGTGCCCGGGCATTCCTATTACTACTGCCAGGTATTTATGGGATTTCGAGTTGCAACAATACCAACCACTTTCAACTGACTGCCCCCTCTGCGGCCATCGCTTTGCGCCGCCAGCTTCTGTCTTGGAAATTATTAATACAATAACAAAGAAAGCCAACTTGAGACCTGACCAATCCCCCTGCCTGGAGTTGCCGGATGAGGCATGGGAAGAGCCGGGTTTGTTAAGTGAGTGCCCGAAATGTGGGGAGGTGTTGAAGTTTAATCCGTTTATTGCGGGAGGGGATTAA